One genomic segment of Pristiophorus japonicus isolate sPriJap1 chromosome 8, sPriJap1.hap1, whole genome shotgun sequence includes these proteins:
- the angptl3 gene encoding angiopoietin-related protein 3, whose product MLFISFLILALSSYTVQIQADDSALEPASQGRSRFAMLDDVRILANGLLQLGHGLKDFVHKTKSQVNEIFDKINIFDRSFFELSKQTNEIKLDEQELKKRTIILQTNNEELKNMSLDIREKINDIVENRTILETKVEGLEDQLSKLTEIKTEILEIKEFPSLKALIEKQNKNIKSLISTIHDQHSQLDKQNHQIQKLEEKVSHNSLSIPRYNSKIVMLRVTFLQDNHSDSQPPQKPATSKYVHYVSRNNTQLSSDYNDLPTDCNDIYNERENNSGVYTIKPNGYKAFNVYCQLTAEGGWTVIQKRFDGSVDFDQPWQRYENGFGALEGEFWLGLEKVHHITRQGDYILYTELEDWKNDKHFIKYTFSLGERETDYTLQLSDSLQGNLLNAMTEQAGMKFSTKDRDNDMRNDTNCAASYSGGWWFNTCGEANLNGKYIKPRSKGKLERGKGIVWITWKGKSYSLKSTKMMIRPFNSEKFD is encoded by the exons ATGCTCTTCATATCATTCCTTATTTTAGCTCTGTCCAGTTACACGGTCCAAATCCAAGCAGATGATTCTGCCTTGGAGCCAGCTTCTCAGGGAAGATCCAGATTTGCAATGTTGGATGACGTGAGGATTTTAGCCAATGGCCTCCTTCAATTGGGACATGGTCTCAAAGATTTCGTCCACAAGACTAAGAGTCAAGTCAATGAAATATTTGACAAAATTAACATATTCGACAGATCCTTCTTTGAACTCTCGAAGCAAACAAATGAGATCAAACTTGATGAGCAGGAGCTAAAGAAAAGGACTATAATTCTACAGACCAACAACGAGGAGTTGAAAAACATGTCGCTCGATATCAGAGAAAAAATAAATGACATTGTAGAAAACCGAACTATTCTAGAAACAAAAGTAGAAGGTCTCGAAGACCAATTATCCAAACTGACTGAAATCAAGACAGAAATATTGGAGATAAAGGAGTTCCCATCTCTAAAA GCTCTTATTGAAAAACAGAACAAAAATATCAAAAGCCTGATCAGCACTATACATGACCAACACAGTCAACTGGATAAGCAGAATCACCAAATACAGAAACTGGAAGAAAAGGTAAGCCACAATTCACTTTCTATTCCAAGATACAATTCTAAAATTGTTATG CTAAGAGTCACCTTCTTACAAGACAATCATAGTGACAGTCAACCACCTCAGAAGCCCGCTACTTCCAAATATGTTCACTATGTCTCCAGAAACAACACACAACTATCGTCTGATTATAATG ATCTTCCCACTGACTGCAATGACATTTACAATGAGAGAGAGAACAACAGTGGTGTGTACACAATTAAACCTAATGGATACAAAGCATTCAACGTGTACTGTCAGCTCACGGCAG AGGGTGGTTGGACAGTCATCCAGAAAAGATTTGACGGGTCGGTGGATTTTGACCAGCCTTGGCAACGCTATGAAAATGGTTTTGGTGCACTGGAAG GTGAGTTCTGGTTAGGGCTGGAAAAGGTGCACCATATTACACGACAGGGCGATTACATACTGTACACTGAATTGGAAGACTGGAAAAATGACAAGCATTTCATAAAGTATACATtcagcctgggagagagagagacagattacaCTCTGCAACTCTCGGACAGCCTCCAGGGAAATCTCCTTAACGCAATGACTGAACAGGCAGGAATGAAATTCTCCACCAAGGACAGGGACAACGACATGAGAAATGACACCAACTGCGCTGCAAGTTATTCAG gaggatggTGGTTTAACACATGTGGAGAAGCCAACTTGAATGGAAAATATATCAAACCAAGATCAAAGGGAAAACTGGAGCGAGGGAAGGGAATAGTTTGGATCACTTGGAAGGGAAAGTCATATTCCCTGAAGTCAACAAAAATGATGATCCGTCCCTTCAATTCAGAAAAGTTTGACTGA